A DNA window from Paenibacillus andongensis contains the following coding sequences:
- a CDS encoding type Z 30S ribosomal protein S14, translating to MAKTSMKVKQQRTPKFKVQAYTRCERCGRPHSVLRKFKICRICFRELAHKGQIPGVKKASW from the coding sequence GTGGCAAAAACTTCGATGAAAGTCAAACAGCAACGTACCCCGAAGTTTAAAGTGCAAGCATACACACGTTGTGAGCGCTGCGGACGTCCGCATTCAGTGCTTCGCAAGTTCAAAATTTGTCGGATTTGTTTCCGCGAATTAGCACACAAAGGTCAGATTCCAGGCGTCAAAAAAGCAAGCTGGTAA